CACTCCCTGGCGCCCTCAGTTCTGgagcccccgccccaccctgccTCCTTAGGCCGGGTGCCCCTCGCCCCTGGCGCCACCGCCCCGTCTAGTCCCCTGGACGCGGCTGGGGCTCGTACGTTCGAAGCCGGCGTCGGGTTCCGTCCGGTGGCGGAGCAGCATTGATCGCACAACCGAGGACCACCAAGCCCTCCCGTGCACCTCAGGGCTTCGATCTCTGGCCCTTCCGACCCTCggtgcccctgccccacaggctAACCGGCTGGAGAAGGCGGCGGCCGCGGCCTACACCTTCCTCCAGAGGAACCCGAAGCACGAGCTGACCGCCAAGTATCTCAGCTACTACCGGGGGCTGCTAGATGCCGGCGAGGAGCCCCTCACGGACTTGGAGGCGCAGCCCTAcgaggtggggtggaggggtaGGGCTGGCCCTGAAGCTCCTGGCTGAGTCCGCCCGCGCCCCCGCCGCGGGGCTTGTACTGGAGGGGAGGTGTTGGGAGTCTCCTTGACCCCTACGACGCACCCCTGCAGGCGGTGTTCCTCAGGGCTGTGAAGCTCTACAACAGCGGGGATTTCCGCGGCAGCACGGAGGACATGGAGCGGGCCTTGGCCGAGTACCTGGCGGTCTTTGCCCGGTGCCTGGCCGGCTGCGAGGGGGCCCACGAACAGGTGGATTTCAAGGACTTCTACCCAGCCATAGCAGgtattcccctccccctgcagaccCCTGTGGGCTGCACGCTCTCACCCACAGGGCCCTGCTTCCCAGAACTCCTAAAGCCTCCTGTTGTGTAAGTATTCATCCCATACACATGTATGGAGCACCCAGGAAGTTCTTGGGAGGTGGATGGAAGTAAGGTGTTATCCCTGCCCGGGGAGGCTTCAGTTTGTGAGAAAGACAGGCTACAGTCCTGAGTGTCCGTGGTGCTGGGCATTGGTGCAGAGAGGTGGTGACATCCCTAAAGGGGCTGGGGGGCGTTGGTTTCGCAGACCTCAGGCAGAGGGACTTCAAAGTGCCAAGGTGCCAAGGTGGTGTGTGGATCCCTAANNNNNNNNNNNNNNNNNNNNNNNNNNNNNNNNNNNNNNNNNNNNNNNNNNNNNNNNNNNNNNNNNNNNNNNNNNNNNNNNNNNNNNNNNNNNNNNNNNNNTTTGTTCGCTACCACTACAACGGCACTTTCGAGGATGGCAAGAAGTTTGACTCGAGGTAACGGGTTGGGTGCCCCTGACTCGCCACTCCCCTTAGGGCCAGGCTCTCCTTCATCCTGGGGATCCTCTAATTACCCTTTTAGGCTGTGTCTGCATCCCCTACTTTACTCCATGATCTTCTAAACCCTAACACAGCACCCTGAGGATGGCGGCTCCCAGACATCCACCTTCCCAAAGACATCTCTGCCCTCAGTTTCAAACACTCACTTCTTAAAGGACCCCAGTTTCTTTCACAACAAACTCCCCACATTCCCCAAAGTGTCTGATAATCATGGTGAACTGTTCTATTTActagtgttttatttaaagacaTGGCCGGGAGGAGGTTCTGGTCCCCAGCGTTGAGGGGAAAGGGCATGGTCCCCGCTTCCTGTGAATCCTCCAGTGGTCTCAGCCTGGGACCCCTTCCCTTTACACCCAGGCTGAATCCCTTCTGGTTCCAGCCTCAGCTTTCAGTGCCTGTGTAACCCGATAAGAGTCAATAGAACTTTTTTGGAGGCGGCGGGGGGGTTATGAGCAACTAGCATGTTAAAGAAGGGTGAAGATTATGGACAGCAGGATGGATCTAGGAGTGTAGGGCAGAGCTCCGTGTAGGACAGATGGGGACCCTATCTGTCTACGTGTCACATGGCTGGGCATTGCCCCCCTGGACTCCGCGGAGggttctcctgcctccctctctgggtctctctgcaccccccacctccctccatcttaGCTCTGTCAGACCAGGGCTGCCGCCCATCTTGCCAGGCTTGGGGTTTGAGAGATGGGCTTCTGATCTGATCAGGCCTTGTAGTCTGCTCTGGCAAGTCACTTTTGtaggtggggacagggcagggctgcACGTCAGCCTCAGTTAAACCTCAGGTCCCAGTCACACACCAAATCCTAAGAAGTGAGTCCCTCTTAGACTCTTTCCCAAAGCCCACAACTCAGCCCACGGGAAATTAGCGGCCTTTGGAAGGAAGACAGTATATTAAGAACATGAACTCCAGAGTCCAAGACCTAGGGTTCAAATCCAGCCAATGACCATGGACAAGGAATTATGCCTCTTTAAGCCTCAtgttctttatctgaaaaaatagagattaaaaaaatctggaaaattaaGTTCTCCCTTCCTAAAGCTGATAATAGGGCTCAAGCAagataatgaatgaaagaatttatggggtgcctaggtggctcagtcggttaagcggatGACTtcggcacaagtcatgatctcagggtttgtgggtttgagccccgcctcaggctctggtgacagctcagagcctggaacctgcttcagattctgtgactccctctctctctctgcccttcccccactcatgctctgtttctctgtatcaataataaataaacataaaaaaaagaaaaaaagaacttctcaTAGTGCCTGCAAATACCAAAACAAGTTCAGGGAACATTAGCCTTGCCTCTGGAGAGGACTTATCATGTTTAACTGGTAGGGACTTTGTGTAGTGGGGAAAATGAGGTATTGATGGTGGCCAGAAGCACCACCCAAGTCAGGGAGGGGTTGGGAGCAAGGGATGATTTCCTTGGTGGGACTCTAGGAGCCTGGCTGGCCCCAGTTCATGCAGGGCTGAGcttggaaaactttcctaaccctTTAACctctttgatgaaaataaaaatctctcagggcacctggctgctcAGTCAAAAGAACATGCGTCTCTTGaccttggagtcatgagttcgagccccatgttggaggtagaaattactaaaaaataaatgaaataaactttaaaaaataatttaggggtTCCTGTGTCGATTAAACGTCGCTCCGGCTcggatcataatctcacggttctgtggttcggttctttttttttaacgtttatttatttattatttatttatttattttgagagagagaaagagaaagagagcatgtgcccaggcaaacaggagaggagcagagagagagagggagacaggatttgaagcaggctctgtgctgagagcccattgctgggctcgaactcacaaaccatgagatcatgacctgagccaaagtcggagttttaaccagttgagccacccagaggcccctcatGGTTCAGTTCTTAGAGAGttcacttcggatcctctgtctccctctctctctgcccctcctctccccctccacgtgtgcatgttctctcaaacaacttaaaaaataaaaaataaaataaaataattgaaaaaaaatttaggggcacctggtggctcagttggttgagcatccaacatcagctcaggtcatgatctcatggttctcaagttcgagccctgccttgggctctgtgctgacagcttggagcctggagcctgcttcgaattctgtgtctcccccgccttcccccccccccccactcccacccttcCCGCACTCTacgcactctcccaaaaataaataaacatttaggggcacctgggtggctcagttggttgagcaaccgacttcagctcaggtcatgatctcatgatcgtgggttcaagccctgccttgggctctgtgctgacagctcagagcctggagcctgcttccgattctgtgtctccctctctttctgaccctcccatactcatgctgcctctctctctgtttctcaataataaataagcattaaaatttttttaaaataaataaacattaaattttttttttaattttttagtctttagtttattttgagagagacagagaatgagcggggaaggggtagagagagagggagacacagagcccgatgcggggctcgaacccacgaatggtgagatcatgacctaagccgaagtcagatgcttaactgagccacccaggcggccctaaaaattgttttaaataaaaatcttccatCCTCCCTTAACTTCTGAAAACTTAAAACTATaactaaaagcaaataaaagcccagagtgcctgagtggctcagttagttgaggatctgactcttgctttgggctcaggtcatgatgccagggacatgggatcaagccccatattagggtctacactcagcatggagcctgcttgagagtctctctccgtctgcccctctccccagcacgTGCGCTCTCCccccctcaaataaaaaatataaaagccaatGAAAGTCAAGAGATACAagtttccagttataaaatacatacgccatggggatataatgtatagACAACAgtattgtattaattttgtacggtgacagatgttaactagacttattatgcTGATTTATGCTGGTCGTATATGTAAATATCaaaccactatgttgtacacctgaaactaaaataatctcgtatgtcaattatactgcaacaaaaaaaaataatagtaaaataaaataggggcgcctgggtggctcagtcggttgagcttctgactttggctcaggtcatgatctcacagttcgtgggttcaagccccgcgtcgggctatgtgctgacagctcagagcctggagcctgcttcagattctgtatctccctctctctctgaccctcccttgctcacgctgtctctctctgtctctcgaaaataaataaaaaacattttaaaaaatttaaaaaaaaaagtaaaataaaataaaaacaaaagccatgGCGATTTTAGAATAGGCCTTTCCGAAATTGGAAACCAATCCCTACCCTCAGCCAACTTTGCTGCCCCCTCCTTCCCCGGGAAAACCCGTTAGTGCAGTGGCACAAACACGGAGCTCAGCAGACCACATactcgctgtgtgaccttgggcaagtcagttaGTCTCCTGTCTCAATTTTTgtcataagtaaaatgaaaacaagggcgcctgggtggctcagttggtcaagcttctgccttcagctcggatcatgactTGTCTCTCAGCCCAGatcccacttctgatcctctgtctccctctctttgccttcccccgcacacgctctgtctcaaaaataaacgtaaaacttttttcagaaaaacaaaagcaataatgcCCATATCCCAGGGGAAGGAATTTAAGTAGGTGATTGTAAAAGGCAAAGCATTTATGCGGCATATCGTAAATGCACAATAAATGTTCCACTTCCCGTTTGCACCCctttgctgtcagcagagagtgtAGCTCCCAGGCCTGCACAGACCTCCCCTATCGCAGGCAAATAAAAGCTCCTGGCTCCTGGAGGACACCTCCTGTGTAACAGCCCATCCTATTAAGGTGGGAGCCATGGCTGACACAGGAAGGAGGCTTGAAGAGGAGGCAGCAGCATGTGGACCTGCACCTGTGTATAGGGAGGGGgactgagtgtgagtgtgagtgtgtgtgtgtgcgcgcacctGTGCATGTATGCGACCGTGACCAGAGGCCATTGTCTCCCATCTGTTTCCGCCCTCCCCCAGCTATGACCGAAGCACCTTAGTGGCCATCGTGGTGGGCGTGGGTCGCCTCATCACCGGCATGGACCGAGGCCTCATGGGCATGTGTGTCAACGAGCGGCGACGCCTCATTGTGCCTCCCCACCTGGGCTATGGCAGCATCGGTGTGGGTGAGAAGGCTTGGGGCACAGGCATGGGGATGGAGGAGCCCAGGAACCAGAATCAAGGACCCCAGGGccagaaaactgaagctcagagagggagagtgacttgcccaaggttacactgCATGTGCAGGTCTGGGAGTGGAATTTCAGTCTCCTGCCCCTGGAGTCGGGGGAAAGGGAATGACGGGGTCCTGGGTGGAATCAAAGCATGACTAGGGAGAGGAGCTGTAGgagtggtggagggaggggccaggcagGACGTTCACATGTCTGTTCCATCCACCACCCCGGGGCTGCAGCAAGTGTGGTACTGCCTTTGATGCCAGGTAAGGGCTGGAGGGAGTCCTGGGGCCCCAGCATggtgaggggttggggggagctgCCCCGAACATGAGCTGTGGCTACTGGGCCCTCACAGCGGGGCTCATTCCCCCGGATGCCACCCTGTACTTCGATGTGGTCTTGCTGGATGTGTGGAACAAGGCGGACACTGTGCAGGTGAGCACCTTGCTGCACCCAGCCCACTGTCCCCGCACGGTCCAGGACAGTGACTTTGTCCGCTACCACTACAACGGCACACTGCTGGATGGCACTGCCTTTGACACCAGGTAAGGGCTGGAGGGAGTCCAGGGGGGCTGGGGACTGTGGCATGATATGAAGGGTGTCCTGGTCCCGTCCggcctctcccacctcccacagCATCACTTCTACCTCATTCTCTGCAGCTACAGTAGGGGTGGCACTTATGATACCTACATCGGCTCTGGCTGGCTGATCAAGGGCATGGATCAGGGGCTGCTGGGCATGTGtcctggagagagaaggaagatcaTCATCCCTCCATTCCTGGCCTATGGCGAGAAAGGCTATGGTGAGGGCAGACAGGGACTCGGGGATTCCTCAGAGGAGGGCTGCCACATATAGTTGTTCAGGTTGTGTACTGCACAAGGGCACTCAGCCAAGGAGGCAGTGAAATCTGGCTCTTGGTGATGATCTAAGAAGGGGTGTTTTATTCTGATTCACATAATCATTCAGGATGGGCTGGTGGTGGCCCTGGGGGGAAATCTGGCTCACACATGGGCCTTCCTGAGCCAAGAAGGAGCCCTGGTTGTACCACTCGTATGGTTCAAGTCTATCCCTTCCCCAGGGACTGTGATCCCCCCACAGGCCTCCCTGGTCTTCCACGTGCTACTGATTGATGTCCACAATCCGAAGGACACCGTCCAGCTAGAGACGCTGGAGCTCCCCGCTGGCTGCGTCCGGAGAGCTGTGGCTGGAGACTTCATGCGTTACCACTACAACGGCTCGCTGATGGATGGCACCCTCTTTGATTCCAGGTGTGTGTTGCTAGGTGGGGAGGGTCTGGAGGAGGGAAGTTGGGGGctaggaggaaggcagaggaagctgaggcaggaTCTGGGGTCACCCCAGGCCGCAGCTGGAAGGGCAGGGGCTCCtttgacacccccccccaccttgtaTTACAGCTACTCCCGCAACCACACCTACAACACCTATGTTGGGCGGGGCTACATCATCCCCGGGATGGACCAGGGGCTGCAGGGCGCCTGCATGGGGGAGCGCCGGAGGATCACCATCCCCCCCCACCTCGCCTATGGGGAGAACGGGACTGGTAGGCATGTCCCTGTGCTCGCGGTCACCGCCTCTGCAGCTCCACACATTGCTCCTCGACCTCTGCACCGAGGGCCATTCAGCCaccactctgcccctctcaccaCAAAAcccatcacccacccacctcctgcCACCAGACTCCATCCTTTTCTCCAGGGACTGGCCCCTTACTTCTCCCTTCTGTACTGGAGAAGGGCAGCCAACTCCTGAGtttggggaggcaggggcagctATGGAAGGACAGAAACAGGGTAGCCCTAGGAAGCAAAGAAACCTGGACTTGAGACCCAGCTTTGCTGGAAGCCTCAATGTCCTCTCCTGTAATATGGGACTAATGTCATGACCAGCAGGATACGGTACTGGGAGGTTGCAAGGTGGTGTGTGTAAAGGGCTTTCTAACTGGCatggccttcccctcccctgcccctcaccccaacaAGAGGTACCGAAGAATTGACCCTGGAGACAAACAGCCCAGCCCATTCTTGTTTGAAAACACATGGCAGTGGAGGTCTAGGGGTGTCCATGGGGGTCCGAGCAGTCCCTCCTGGATTCTGGGCCGATCCAGTCCCCATTCTGGCCCCAGGAGACAAGATTCCTGGCTCCGCGGTGCTGATCTTTGACGTCCACGTCGTGGACTTCCACAACCCTGAGGATCCCGTGGAAATCAAGATCCTGACCCCGCCCCCAGAGACCTGCAATGAGACCGCCAAGTCTGGGGACTATGTTCGCTACCACTACAACTGCTCCCTGCTGGATGGCACCAAGCTCTTCTCCTCGTGGGTccggggcagggccagggctgggcaggtgggtgggccCAGGCGTGGGGAGTCCTCCTGCGAGCACCTCCACTCGTGCTTCCTCCATAAGTTCCCACCCAGTGAGCGTGGGTGGGGCGCGAGGGGCTGAGACTCTTTACTGGCGGGACAGGGAGGGTGAAGCTGGCAGNNNNNNNNNNNNNNNNNNNNNNNNNNNNNNNNNNNNNNNNNNNNNNNNNNNNNNNNNNNNNNNNNNNNNNNNNNNNNNNNNNNNNNNNNNNNNNNNNNNNGCTGGATGGCACCAAGCTCTTCTCCTCGTGGGTccggggcagggccagggctgggcaggtgggtgggccCAGGCGTGGGGAGTCCTCCTGCGAGCACCTCCACTCGTGCTTCCTCCATAAGTTCCCACCCAGTGAGCGTGGGTGGGGCGCGAGGGGCTGAGACTCTTTACTGGCGGGACAGGGAGGGTGAAGCTGGCAGTCTAGGGGGCCGCTGGCTCTGTTTGTGGAGGGGACAccggagcagggagaggggggccCTCCAGGCCACACTTCAGGGGCCGTGGCAAGACGAGGAGGGCATCCCGTCCCTGAACTGTGGGCCCTGCACTCTGCTGCATGGGGCGGGCACCAGAAGTGACTGGGAAACTGGGCGGGCCGGGGCACCCTGGGGTGTGAACTGGCTTGGCACGAGGATGAGTGCTGAACTGGGACTCTGCTCTCCCCCCAGCCACGACTATGGGGACCCCCAGGAGGCTACTCTGGGGGCCAATAAGGTGATCGAAGGCCTGGACACGGGCCTGCAGGGCATGTGTGTGGGAGAGCGGCGGCAGCTCGTGGTGCCCCCGCACCTGGCACATGGAGAGAGCGGAGGTGAGGGGCACACTGGTCCTTTGCCCCCTGCCCGCCTTGGGCCTGGGAAGCTGGAGGGAGGAGTGAGGGAAGCCTTCCCAATGGTTCTGAAACAGCTCATGTCCCCAG
The genomic region above belongs to Suricata suricatta isolate VVHF042 chromosome 17, meerkat_22Aug2017_6uvM2_HiC, whole genome shotgun sequence and contains:
- the LOC115281626 gene encoding endoplasmic reticulum protein SC65-like codes for the protein MLAEKSQLLGSAGVKEDSEDSVKKNSLGPLGGSANRLEKAAAAAYTFLQRNPKHELTAKYLSYYRGLLDAGEEPLTDLEAQPYEAVFLRAVKLYNSGDFRGSTEDMERALAEYLAVFARCLAGCEGAHEQVDFKDFYPAIAGIPLPLQTPVGCTLSPTGPCFPELLKPPVV
- the FKBP10 gene encoding peptidyl-prolyl cis-trans isomerase FKBP10, with amino-acid sequence VRYHYNGTFEDGKKFDSSYDRSTLVAIVVGVGRLITGMDRGLMGMCVNERRRLIVPPHLGYGSIGVAGLIPPDATLYFDVVLLDVWNKADTVQVSTLLHPAHCPRTVQDSDFVRYHYNGTLLDGTAFDTSYSRGGTYDTYIGSGWLIKGMDQGLLGMCPGERRKIIIPPFLAYGEKGYGTVIPPQASLVFHVLLIDVHNPKDTVQLETLELPAGCVRRAVAGDFMRYHYNGSLMDGTLFDSSYSRNHTYNTYVGRGYIIPGMDQGLQGACMGERRRITIPPHLAYGENGTGDKIPGSAVLIFDVHVVDFHNPEDPVEIKILTPPPETCNETAKSGDYVRYHYNCSLLDGTKLFSSHDYGDPQEATLGANKVIEGLDTGLQGMCVGERRQLVVPPHLAHGESGARGVPGSAVLLFEVELMSREEGLPTGYLFVWHQDPPVNLFEGLDLNKDGEVPLEEFSTFIKAQVSEGKGRLMPGQDPEKTIADMFQNQDRNRDGKITVEELKLKSDEDQERVHEEL